One region of Enterobacter ludwigii genomic DNA includes:
- a CDS encoding anion transporter: MNIPGLQALARDRFFHLLLIVGAGLSLFVPFAPHAWPAAIDWRTIITLSGLMMLTKGVELSGYFDVLGRKMVRRFATERKLSLFMVFSAAVLSTFLTNDVALFIIVPLTLTLRKLCEIPVSRLIIFEALAVNAGSLLTPIGNPQNILLWGRSGLSFAAFTWQMTPLALAMMLSLLAVCWFAFPDKKLQYHSGTTGPQWQPRLVWSCLGLYIVFLFALELKYELVGVLLVAAGFVVLARRVLVSVDWTLLLVFMAMFIDVHLLIQLPVLQNVLHSVSTLSQPGLWLTAIGLSQFISNVPATILLLNYVPPDTLLAWAVNIGGFGLLPGSLANLIALRMANDRRIWWRFHVWSIPMLIWAALAGFLLL, from the coding sequence ATGAACATTCCTGGATTACAGGCCCTGGCACGCGACCGTTTCTTTCATCTCTTATTAATTGTTGGCGCAGGGTTAAGTCTCTTTGTCCCTTTTGCGCCACATGCCTGGCCTGCGGCGATTGACTGGCGAACCATCATTACCCTGAGCGGTTTAATGATGCTCACCAAAGGTGTTGAGCTGAGCGGCTATTTTGACGTACTGGGACGCAAAATGGTGCGCCGCTTTGCTACCGAGCGTAAGTTGTCACTGTTTATGGTCTTCTCCGCCGCGGTGCTGTCGACCTTTTTGACCAACGACGTAGCACTGTTTATCATCGTGCCCCTCACGCTCACGCTGCGAAAGCTTTGTGAGATCCCGGTAAGCAGGTTGATCATCTTTGAAGCGCTGGCCGTGAATGCCGGTTCTCTTTTGACCCCCATTGGTAACCCACAAAATATCCTTCTCTGGGGACGTTCCGGTCTGTCGTTCGCCGCCTTTACCTGGCAGATGACCCCACTGGCGCTGGCGATGATGCTGTCGCTACTGGCGGTTTGCTGGTTTGCTTTTCCTGATAAAAAACTGCAATACCACAGCGGAACCACGGGCCCGCAGTGGCAGCCTCGTCTGGTCTGGAGCTGCCTGGGACTGTATATCGTCTTTCTGTTCGCGCTGGAGCTGAAATATGAGCTGGTTGGCGTCCTGCTCGTGGCCGCGGGGTTTGTCGTCCTGGCGCGGCGCGTTCTGGTGAGCGTGGACTGGACGTTGCTGCTGGTCTTCATGGCGATGTTTATTGATGTGCATCTCCTTATCCAGCTTCCGGTACTGCAAAATGTTCTTCACAGTGTCAGCACGCTTTCCCAGCCTGGATTGTGGCTGACGGCGATTGGCCTGTCTCAGTTTATCAGTAATGTGCCTGCTACCATCCTGCTGCTCAACTATGTGCCACCTGACACGCTCCTGGCCTGGGCAGTTAACATCGGCGGATTTGGGCTCCTGCCCGGTTCGCTGGCCAATTTGATTGCCTTGCGTATGGCTAACGATCGCCGTATCTGGTGGCGCTTCCATGTCTGGTCGATCCCAATGCTGATTTGGGCGGCACTGGCAGGCTTTTTACTGCTTTAG
- a CDS encoding aldo/keto reductase has translation MRYQKLGNTGLFVSELCLGTMTFGGEGGMWGKIGQLQQRDAEQLVGRALDAGINFIDTADVYSEGRSEEITGQALKNLKVPRENVVVATKVFGETGTAGVNSRGSSRYHIISSVKESLRRLQLEHIDLYQLHGFDPATPIEETLYALDNLVQQGHVRYIGVSNWAAWQITKALGMSERLGLARFASLQAYYTIAGRDLERELVPMMQSEGVGLMVWSPLAGGLLSGKYGRDGQSEAGGRRLEFDFPPVNKERAFDCVDVMRTIAESKGVSVAQIALAWLLHQKAVTSVIIGAKRVEQLDDNIAATGISLSEPELKQLDAVSALPREYPGWMLERQGEYRRNQLMQQ, from the coding sequence ATGCGTTATCAAAAACTGGGCAATACCGGTCTGTTTGTTTCCGAACTGTGCCTCGGCACCATGACCTTCGGTGGAGAAGGGGGGATGTGGGGCAAAATTGGTCAACTGCAGCAACGCGACGCCGAGCAGCTTGTAGGCCGCGCGCTGGATGCCGGGATCAACTTTATCGACACCGCGGACGTTTACTCTGAAGGGCGGTCAGAGGAGATCACCGGTCAGGCGCTGAAAAACCTGAAAGTACCGCGCGAGAACGTGGTGGTTGCCACCAAAGTGTTCGGTGAAACGGGCACGGCAGGGGTGAACTCACGCGGCAGTTCCCGCTATCACATCATCAGCAGCGTAAAAGAGAGCCTGCGCCGCCTCCAGCTCGAACATATCGATCTCTATCAGCTACACGGTTTCGACCCTGCAACACCCATCGAAGAGACGCTCTATGCGCTGGATAATCTGGTGCAGCAAGGCCATGTACGTTATATCGGCGTCTCGAACTGGGCGGCGTGGCAAATTACCAAAGCGCTCGGTATGTCTGAACGTCTTGGGCTGGCGCGTTTCGCGTCACTGCAGGCGTATTACACCATTGCCGGACGCGATCTTGAACGTGAGCTGGTACCGATGATGCAGAGCGAAGGGGTCGGGCTGATGGTCTGGAGCCCGCTGGCTGGCGGCCTGCTGAGCGGAAAATATGGCCGCGACGGGCAGAGCGAAGCAGGTGGCCGTCGTCTGGAGTTCGACTTCCCGCCGGTGAATAAAGAGCGCGCCTTCGACTGCGTGGACGTGATGCGCACTATCGCCGAAAGCAAGGGCGTCTCCGTCGCGCAAATCGCGCTGGCGTGGCTGCTGCATCAAAAAGCCGTGACCAGCGTGATAATTGGTGCCAAACGTGTTGAGCAACTGGACGATAATATTGCCGCGACCGGGATCAGCCTGAGCGAACCAGAGCTAAAACAGCTCGATGCCGTAAGCGCGTTGCCACGCGAGTATCCTGGCTGGATGCTGGAGCGGCAGGGAGAATATCGCCGCAATCAGTTAATGCAACAGTAA
- a CDS encoding glycoside hydrolase family 1 protein, giving the protein MNQLLPANFLWGNSVSSMQTEGAWNEGGKGMSVYDIREAGENVSDWKVATDSYHRYREDFDLMQDLGMNCYRFQIAWSRVCPQGDGDFNDEGIAFYDRFIDDLIARGIEPMICLYHFDMPLALAQEYNGFNDRHVMDAFIRYGKKMIDCFGDRVKYWLTFNEQNIFHMPEAFRISGYMKGEKTLRELYELQHHTMVAHMALTEYLHQTKPGKLMGGMLAHQLIYPATCKPRDIFCAQQYDEFLNQNLLRVFAGQGYSPAVLAVVEQEGFSDIYRADDLQLLARTKNDFMAFSYYASKTLDSDAIPEGTPVNYYLLHGEKNNPYLKATEWNWQIDPLGFRTIITRYANDWRLPVFPIENGIGVIESWDGVNPIDDTYRIDYHRAHIEAMKEAMFEDGAEVIGYLGWGLIDILSSQGDMRKRYGVVYVNRENHDLKDLKRVPKKSYAWLKQVIHTNGREM; this is encoded by the coding sequence ATGAATCAATTACTGCCAGCCAACTTTTTATGGGGTAACTCGGTGTCGAGCATGCAGACGGAAGGCGCATGGAACGAGGGCGGGAAGGGGATGTCGGTATATGACATTCGTGAGGCCGGAGAAAACGTCTCCGACTGGAAAGTCGCAACGGACTCTTACCACCGTTATCGGGAAGATTTCGACCTGATGCAGGACCTGGGCATGAATTGCTATCGCTTTCAGATCGCCTGGAGCCGCGTCTGCCCGCAGGGTGATGGTGACTTTAATGACGAAGGTATCGCCTTTTATGACCGCTTTATTGACGATCTGATTGCCCGTGGTATTGAGCCGATGATTTGTCTCTACCACTTCGATATGCCGCTGGCGCTGGCGCAGGAGTACAACGGTTTTAACGATCGCCATGTGATGGATGCCTTTATTCGCTATGGCAAAAAGATGATCGACTGCTTCGGCGATCGCGTGAAGTACTGGCTGACCTTCAACGAGCAGAACATCTTCCATATGCCGGAAGCCTTCCGGATATCCGGCTACATGAAAGGGGAGAAAACCCTGCGCGAGCTGTACGAGCTACAGCACCATACAATGGTGGCGCACATGGCGTTGACTGAGTATCTGCACCAGACCAAACCGGGGAAATTGATGGGCGGCATGCTGGCGCATCAGCTGATCTATCCGGCCACCTGCAAACCGCGCGATATATTCTGTGCACAACAATACGATGAATTCCTCAACCAAAACCTGCTGCGAGTGTTTGCCGGTCAGGGCTACAGCCCGGCGGTGTTGGCAGTGGTGGAGCAGGAAGGCTTTAGTGACATCTACCGTGCCGACGATCTCCAGCTTCTGGCGCGCACTAAAAACGACTTCATGGCGTTCAGCTACTACGCCAGTAAAACCCTGGACAGTGATGCAATCCCCGAAGGCACACCGGTGAACTATTACCTGCTGCACGGCGAGAAAAACAACCCGTACCTGAAGGCCACCGAGTGGAACTGGCAGATCGATCCGCTGGGCTTCCGCACCATCATCACCCGCTACGCCAACGACTGGCGCCTGCCGGTGTTCCCGATCGAGAACGGCATTGGGGTGATTGAGTCCTGGGACGGCGTGAACCCGATTGATGACACCTACCGTATCGACTATCACCGGGCGCATATCGAGGCCATGAAGGAGGCGATGTTCGAGGACGGGGCGGAAGTGATCGGCTATCTCGGCTGGGGCCTCATCGACATTCTCAGCTCTCAGGGGGACATGCGTAAACGCTACGGTGTGGTTTACGTCAACCGTGAAAACCATGACCTGAAAGACCTGAAACGTGTGCCCAAGAAAAGTTACGCGTGGTTAAAACAGGTTATTCATACCAACGGACGCGAGATGTAA
- a CDS encoding PTS transporter subunit EIIC, translating to MSETKITPHMQSFVDKFVEFSARLANQVHLRSLRDAFATVMPIFILAGLAVLVNNVVFPWIFEGDTLAQCKLWGEAIINGTLNIAALLLAPMIAWSLARNKDFDNPVSAVVIAVSSFIIMMPMRLQLTPVGSDTTVNVTQVLTFANIGSTGIFAGVLIGLLSTELFIAISRLKALHISLGENVPPAVSKSFTALIPTIFTLSLFAVLAALLASVLHTDLIHLITTFIQQPLRLINTSLPGTIFIYSFGNFLFTLGIHQSVVNSVVLEPFLLINTNENMLAFANGQPIPHIINNIFVPTFGMVGGTGSTISLLIAIFIFSRQKSAKQVARLSLAPGLFNINEPVIFGLPIVFNLPLMIPFVLLPAIGIYFAWLCTTLGLMSRCVVMIPWTTPPILSAWLATAGDWRAVVVQLAIIVFGVFFYLPFLKIAERVALKNSGIEN from the coding sequence ATGTCTGAAACAAAAATAACACCGCATATGCAGTCCTTTGTCGATAAATTTGTAGAGTTCTCGGCGCGTCTGGCAAACCAGGTGCACCTGCGTTCCCTGCGCGATGCTTTCGCCACGGTAATGCCGATTTTCATCCTCGCGGGTCTGGCGGTGCTGGTGAATAACGTGGTCTTTCCGTGGATCTTTGAAGGCGACACGCTGGCACAATGTAAGCTGTGGGGGGAGGCGATAATCAACGGCACGCTGAATATCGCTGCGCTGCTATTGGCTCCAATGATTGCCTGGTCGCTGGCGCGCAACAAAGATTTCGACAATCCGGTCTCGGCAGTGGTTATCGCCGTCAGCAGTTTTATCATCATGATGCCGATGCGCTTACAGCTCACGCCCGTCGGCAGCGATACCACGGTGAACGTCACCCAGGTGCTGACGTTTGCCAATATCGGCTCCACCGGGATTTTCGCCGGGGTGTTGATTGGTTTGCTTTCAACGGAGTTGTTTATTGCTATTTCGCGCCTGAAAGCACTGCATATTTCGCTCGGAGAGAATGTGCCACCTGCGGTGAGTAAATCGTTTACTGCGCTGATCCCAACTATTTTCACGCTCTCTCTGTTTGCGGTACTGGCGGCTCTGCTGGCAAGCGTGCTGCATACGGATTTGATCCATCTGATCACTACCTTTATTCAGCAGCCACTTCGACTCATCAACACCAGTCTGCCGGGCACGATCTTTATCTATAGTTTTGGTAATTTCCTGTTTACGCTCGGTATTCATCAGTCGGTGGTCAATAGCGTGGTGCTGGAGCCGTTCCTGCTGATCAACACCAATGAGAACATGCTGGCCTTCGCCAACGGCCAGCCGATCCCGCACATCATCAACAACATCTTCGTGCCGACGTTTGGCATGGTGGGTGGCACGGGCAGCACTATTTCCCTGTTGATAGCTATTTTTATCTTCTCGCGCCAAAAATCGGCGAAACAGGTGGCGCGCCTGTCGCTGGCGCCAGGCCTGTTTAACATCAACGAGCCGGTCATTTTTGGCTTGCCGATAGTGTTTAACCTGCCGTTGATGATCCCCTTTGTACTTTTGCCTGCCATTGGCATCTACTTTGCCTGGCTCTGTACCACGCTGGGATTAATGTCGCGTTGTGTAGTGATGATTCCCTGGACAACGCCACCCATCCTGAGTGCCTGGCTGGCGACAGCAGGAGACTGGCGAGCGGTGGTGGTGCAGTTGGCAATCATTGTTTTTGGTGTATTCTTCTACCTGCCTTTCCTCAAAATTGCCGAGAGAGTGGCGTTGAAAAACAGCGGGATAGAAAACTAG
- a CDS encoding GntR family transcriptional regulator produces MAAKYITIAREIKKRIISQQYAANEPLPDQFALAAEFNSSRMTIQQAMRQLIVEGLVYTRQGQGTFIRKNFLQLSQWDLSGSDYFGATKTWEHLGTVTSQVVHFELRFPNEKEQVSLMINADAPVYDFIRLRLLNGEPMSLDSTVMPMNLVPGLTKSHLEGSVFQYVQETLGLKIMGSYRIVRALKPNTLDRQHLVCEQTDPVLEVEQVIYLEDGTPLEYAHCHYRYDHGGIVIVNNG; encoded by the coding sequence ATGGCGGCGAAGTACATCACCATAGCGCGGGAAATTAAGAAACGCATTATCAGTCAGCAGTATGCCGCCAATGAACCGCTGCCGGATCAGTTTGCGCTGGCGGCGGAGTTCAACTCCAGCCGGATGACCATCCAGCAGGCAATGCGGCAGCTGATTGTGGAAGGACTGGTTTATACCCGCCAGGGGCAGGGGACATTCATCCGCAAAAATTTCCTCCAGCTTTCACAGTGGGATCTCTCCGGCAGTGATTACTTTGGGGCGACTAAAACGTGGGAACATTTGGGAACGGTGACCAGCCAGGTGGTGCACTTTGAGCTGCGTTTCCCGAACGAGAAAGAGCAGGTATCGCTGATGATTAACGCCGATGCGCCTGTCTATGACTTTATTCGTTTACGTTTGCTCAACGGTGAACCTATGTCGCTGGATTCAACGGTGATGCCAATGAACCTGGTCCCCGGCCTGACGAAAAGCCATCTCGAGGGTTCGGTATTTCAGTACGTCCAGGAGACGCTGGGGCTGAAAATTATGGGGTCGTACCGGATTGTACGGGCGTTAAAACCCAATACGCTGGACAGACAACATCTTGTCTGCGAGCAGACCGATCCCGTACTGGAAGTGGAGCAGGTTATTTATCTGGAAGATGGCACACCACTGGAGTATGCCCACTGTCACTATCGTTACGATCACGGCGGGATTGTGATCGTCAATAACGGCTAG
- a CDS encoding glycosyltransferase yields MISINLTTTKSRLYLCSQTVWSLANQSKKVDQIVVWVSSTPYLSDEGITEEPEWAQKIRQTGTNLVFKWVKNTGPYRKLFPALQAATEDDILIYADDDAIYNEIWAETLLDDFYRHNQEFVVAARVRETVKKKKDLLDTYRNFPLITVPKVVEQNYIITGLGGVVLKKRMIPEYFHYNEDFIKVCPRADDIWISKLIQLTKTPVYVSAQSIRFVHEIIHDYGLSRDNTSKIKRSWLQKVRFTFKPGQIQHLCQNDLYIQDTDSYFESCA; encoded by the coding sequence ATGATCAGTATTAACTTAACAACGACAAAATCGCGTCTTTATCTCTGTTCGCAAACAGTGTGGTCACTGGCGAACCAGAGTAAAAAGGTCGATCAAATTGTTGTGTGGGTCTCCAGTACACCTTATCTCAGTGACGAAGGCATCACTGAAGAGCCTGAATGGGCGCAGAAAATTCGCCAGACGGGCACCAATCTGGTCTTTAAATGGGTTAAAAATACCGGACCATATCGGAAATTGTTTCCGGCGCTACAAGCAGCAACGGAAGACGATATTCTGATTTATGCTGACGATGACGCTATTTACAACGAAATTTGGGCGGAAACACTGCTGGATGATTTTTACCGCCACAATCAGGAATTTGTGGTGGCTGCGCGTGTGCGAGAAACGGTAAAAAAGAAGAAAGATCTTCTTGATACCTATCGTAATTTCCCGCTTATCACGGTCCCAAAAGTCGTTGAACAGAACTATATCATCACAGGTCTCGGGGGCGTTGTACTCAAGAAGAGAATGATCCCGGAATATTTCCATTATAACGAGGACTTCATTAAGGTTTGTCCTCGAGCGGATGATATTTGGATCAGCAAACTGATTCAGCTAACCAAAACACCTGTCTATGTTTCTGCACAAAGCATTCGTTTTGTTCATGAGATAATCCATGACTACGGATTATCACGTGACAATACCAGCAAAATAAAACGTTCCTGGCTTCAAAAAGTCCGTTTTACATTTAAGCCAGGTCAAATCCAGCATCTGTGCCAGAACGATCTTTATATACAAGACACCGACAGCTATTTCGAATCGTGCGCCTGA